The genome window ACCGATAGTATGCTGATCCATGATTCGCTTGCTACAGAACTTAACCGTTCCCTGTCAAAATTGGGAGAAAGAGACCGTGAAGTACTGGTATTATTTTATGGCTTAGGTAACAATCATACCCATACACTTGAAGAAATTGGCGAAAAATTTATCCTAACCCGCGAACGGGTTCGCCAGATAAAAGATAAGGCCCTGCAACGGATCAAACAATCCTCTCGCAGTGGTGCACTACAGTCTTATTTGTAGACAAAGTTTTTCATAGCGATGGGTCTAAAACTCATCGCTATGTATTTTTCTCAATAAGGTGACGGACTTGTCGCCGTCCACCCCCCATCTACAACCAAACTTTGCCCTGTGATATGCCTGGAAGCAGGCGAGACAAAAAACAAAGCTGCATTGGCAATATCCGCTACTGTTGCAGGCTTTCCCAAAGGTGTAATGCGCGACCATGTTGCAAGGTATTCGCTGTCCATAAGCGTTCTTTCTGTTAAAGTAGCACCCGGAGCAATGGTGTTAATCGTAATACTATACTCCGAAAGTTCTACCACTAAACTTTTAGCAAGCATTTCCAGGCCGGCCTTTGTCATTCCGTAAGCCGCGAGGTTCTTATGCGCCTGGTGCCCGGTTACTGACGACATTAGTAACATGCTCCCGCCTAATCCCTGTTTTTTTATTTGGATAGCTGCTTTTTGTGTTAAAAAGAAAGTACCGTACAGGTTTAAATCCATTACCTGTTTTAATGATTCAGGTTGATAATCTAAAAATTCACCAAAAGTGGTGATCCCCGCATTGGCGATTATTATGGTTAGCTTTCCGAATTTATCAACTGCTTCATCAACCAGATGCTGAATAAATTCAACGTTTGATACATCCCCCGCAACCGCATGGCAAATGCAACCCTGTTTTTGAATCTCTGTTGATGCGTTTATGGCTAAGGCTTCATGAATATCATTAAGAATAACCGAGGCTCCTTCCAGCGCAAGTTGCCGGGCAATCTCAAAACCGATACCCTGCCCTGCGCCGGTTATTATCGCCACCTGGCCGGTGAATTTTTTATCTGTCATCGTTATTAGCGTTTATAATCAGCCTCAATGTGAATCTCTCAAAACCCCGCTCCCGCTAGCACCCTTTAAAAAACCAAAATCGGCACCTAAATGTGCTTGCTCTACGTTTTGCTGGTATAGCCAGGTATAGCCCCGGTTAGTTAACGCATTAAAGGGTTCAAGCTGCTTTTTTCTTTCGTCAATCTCAACATCCGAGAGCTCAACATGAAGCGTTTTATTTAAGACATCCAGGGTTATGAGGTCACCATCCTGAACAATAGCTATGGTACCGCCAACAGCTGCTTCCGGCGAAACGTGTAAAACTACAGTACCGAAGCCTGTACCGCTCATTCGTCCGTCGGAGATCCGTACCAGATCTGTTACGCCTTTTTCAAGCAGTTTTTTAGGAATGGCCATATTGCCGACCTCAGGCATACCGGGGTACCCTTTTGGGCCAACGTTTTTAAGTACCAGTACACTGTCTGCATCTACATCCAGCAAAGGATCATCAATTCTGGCTTTATAATCCTCAATATTTTCAAACACAACCGCCTTGCCTGTATGCTGCATTAAAATCGCGTTTGCTGCCGACGGTTTTATAACTGCGCCATAGGCACATAAATTCCCTTTTAAAACAGTTATTCCTGCAGCCAGGTTAAATGGTTCATTTACAGTGGCTATCACCTCCCGGTTAAAGCACTCGCTATTTTGATAATTCTCCGATATTGGTTTCCCGCTAACAGTAATAGTCTCCCGGTTTAAAAAGGCATCCAGTTCCTTCATTACAGCCGGGATTCCACCTGCGTAATAAAGATC of Mucilaginibacter xinganensis contains these proteins:
- a CDS encoding SDR family NAD(P)-dependent oxidoreductase, with the translated sequence MTDKKFTGQVAIITGAGQGIGFEIARQLALEGASVILNDIHEALAINASTEIQKQGCICHAVAGDVSNVEFIQHLVDEAVDKFGKLTIIIANAGITTFGEFLDYQPESLKQVMDLNLYGTFFLTQKAAIQIKKQGLGGSMLLMSSVTGHQAHKNLAAYGMTKAGLEMLAKSLVVELSEYSITINTIAPGATLTERTLMDSEYLATWSRITPLGKPATVADIANAALFFVSPASRHITGQSLVVDGGWTATSPSPY